The Hydractinia symbiolongicarpus strain clone_291-10 chromosome 2, HSymV2.1, whole genome shotgun sequence genomic sequence AAATTGTACCTGCGAAGTATTTTAAGACATGAtgtctttaaaaaaatggcGAAATAAagatcacaaaaaaattgatcaattgtaatttttttctcacagaGTGAAAGAGAGAGCGACTACAATCGCAAGAATGAAAAGAAATAAGAACGCCTAAAAACTATAACAATTCCTTATTCAAAGTGTACttctgctttattaaaaaaaaactttttattcgaAAAGGAGTTGATAAAATTTTAAGTCAAAGTCAAAATCAAAAAGGCTTATGCTTGATTATCGTGAAAAAGGAAACAAACTAACAGATATAATAACATCAAAGAAAGATAGATAGGGAGGGTTCTATTGAATGGTTTGGAATTATTTCATGGGATAAGGGagtaaaaaagtttagaaacaTTTGATCCTTTAGcaccaaaaaatttttcatccgAATTAATACAAAAGGTAattcttttcaacttgcagtaCTATGAAGTTATACCTTGTgattaaataattaataattaataataatatataataataataatcaagaaTACACCAAAGCGAGTAGAATCTTAGGACTTTTATAACCTGCTAAATGTGTAAGTTTTGTTATGTATTAAAACCCACAACTGTCAGtactattttatattttttataaaatggataaatatatatttagtaaTTAATAAATAGAGCCGTTAATATATATACCGGTATATGCAAATTAAACAATATGCGTAAAAAATCGCAATGCAGCGTGTAAACACTTAAAACAATTATATCATGCAGATACTGATATTCTACACATGTAAAAATTTCGTACCGTTTTAGCTGGGTCACACTGATTCTCAACATTTTTTATCAGATTCTGAATGGTTAGTTTTTGTATCAGAAGGTCTTTTTAATCATGTACACGATAATGATAGAGATTTCTGCGGAGATATGGTCAAGAAATTTCATACAAAttcattataaaaattattaccaAGAAAATCACACATGAAATATAATGATAAATAGTTCACAAGTTCCAAACCATTTTTCACTAACAGATGAAAGTCCACTTTTCCTTTATCCTTCTAGCTTTCCTCTCCATctacaataaaaattataatatttgCATTTTACATTACCAAACTCGTGACGTTCCGTGTTCAAAATTAGTAAatttatatctatattatacccgtgtacgtctgtctgtctgtctgtctgtcacgcaaaatggtagcttagctgtgcaataGCGAGACTCAcgaaatgcagtataaaaaggacgggcgaacccgtggattttccacgggttaacgactagttatgTGAATTATGTGAATTAAAGAAAAAGGAGGAACGAAAccgttatttttttcttcaagacTCTTTATTCATTTTTCCAATTAATTCTTACCGTTTATTGTTTTCACGTCACTAAGGATATGGTTAGTTTTAATTAATGCctaattatttacaaaaaatgatgTGACTTGTGGGACGGGTTAAGATTTAGAAAATcattataaacaaacaaaaaaatttgctgtAAAAAGGTTACTGAGAAAAAACTTACGCTCATACTCAATATCCTCGACTAGTGTTTTGTAATCTAGGAACAATAAAAGTGATCTCAACCGTGACCAAGTCTTCTTCTCCTTCTTTTCTTTCATATCCCATTTTTTTAGTACTTTTAGTAATTTCTTGGACGGTTCCTCTGTTCCTCTCAAAATCTCGGAAGCAACTTCATAATCAAGCAGAAAGTGAGCCACCAAACGATAGGATGATGGGCATTCAGAAATTGATTGGAAAATACGTAACTTATCTTTTCTTTCTTCAAAATTAACCTTAACATCTGAATCTAAAAAATATGCCATGAATTACAACTAACAAAATATGTAATCCGGGTCGCTACTTAGTGCTAGGGATGTACGAAACAGTATTGTCCGGATATGTAAAACGGGATAACCGCGAATTTCCACGGTCTAACGGCTAGTCGtactatatttttaatatcaaaaaccCTATGCCTTCGTAGGACTTTTTGTCAATAAATGCTTGCCCTATCATCTGGAAgctgcttattttttttttccagaATCAAAAAACaagtcataaaaaaattaacaattcatatacaaacaagacgtatgatatacgcaaacaacctcgcgaataaagtttaaaaaaagctgtctatcaaattgggatttttgttacgaagttagataCGACATATtatactattcagatacgcaataatatttgttacacacttatttttcaaaattgatttgtgagaccttcctgaacggaaaattcctctaacttttaattttcgatgggtccgtcttgggtgaaccgattgacaggaagaagaaagaccacaaacccacaaaccccaaaatttgcgaaattcattaattcagttaattctgcctacattcactttaaaaagtttggtggaaacacctctatttactagttagttacacaagtgttttgaacacttgtcttatctttttaaaaaagaaaaaagaaaaaaaagtaaaaatagttaccaagatgagattcgaacacacgacgactcccgtgtcggtgctcagagaggcaaaaatttccattcttgtaggacacatttgcgttttaatacaagctcacgagcttgtaacaaaGCGAAGGATATGTTACATTAATTTTGCAATAATTGTATATTAGACCTTTGaggacacagtaaaaaattaaaaattaaaaagaactcTTCTTATAGTATTTTGCTAACTTTGCCTTCTTGCTTAATTATTTAGTACGGTATAAGCAGCTACCATCTTTGGCTCACAGACGAAAAGATGAGGATTATAAAATAGATAAGCTATGAATGAACAAGTACCAATAGAAAATAAGATATGTAAAAGAAAGTtactaatattttatttacctTTCCAAGGGAACGCTGTAAATGGCGACATCGCTATCTCTTTTTCACTAATGTGTAATCCAGGCAACTTACTTTTTATCACAGCGTCATTTAACTCCTTCAAAGGATTCACACAACGATCGACAAAAAACTTTCTACAAATCGCCTCAAGCAATGGATAATCATACTGATTAGCTTGATGAAATATTACTTCCACTTTCTGGTCATAATCTAACAACTCATTCGCAATTAGTTCTTCTTCTTTGCCTACTAATTTCATTTGGGCTTGATAAGCTATCATGCGTCGTCTTTCGTCTTCAACTACATATGTATCTAGAAACAATACATCTTGAGCATGATCTGGTCCAGAACTTTCTGTCTCGTTGAATATTATTTATATCTCTCCAAAAATTAGtactctttttttatcttatttatattttgacaTATCTGcgagaaaaaatttataaaaagggcaaaatgtaaaagaagataaacaaaaaacaagaacatGGATTATAAATAATCTAGTGGCACTCACATTcaccagtttttaaaaaatttaaaacttcgttGCATGTGACACCACAGTTATATCCCTCCGAAGACGCTCCAGCTTTATGTATAGCAAGCAACTTAAAATCTCGCAAAACAGGACTACCAGACGCTCCTGGAAGAGTATCAGCTTTATACCGAATATCTGGCATTACCACCTCGAGTAGTTTTTCCTGTGAAAACTTCTTACTGCGCCCTCCTGCATGCTGAAAAATCAAAACGATATCTTCTGCTTTTGGTGATTCACTTTCAACAAATGGAATAGGTTTGATGTCTACTTCAGTATCTATTTCTTCATTATTGCATGCAATGATTGAAAAATCCAGTTCCTAGGATACAGAATCTGTTATTAATACTCGTGAAAGCTGGGCCCTTTATTTAGCCATGTCTTATTTAATGAAtactattttgaaatttttagcgTCCTAAGAAACACACTCAACCTATAACTTTACCAATGTCTCAGTTAAAGTATACCTGGGCTCTCCAATGCCACTTTAACTCCTTACAATGATTCCTCAAAGCAAGCGAACAACCTTAAATCTCACAAAATACTGAAATTGAGCGAAAAATAGGTATTGACTATTAAAACTCCTGCATACTGAAAATGAAAGTACCTTGTGTGTACGAAATAGTTCTTTGGGTTTCAAATAATAACTCTTCTCAGGCAATACGTCCCCATTATAATCGAAATAAACTCTCGCTTGTTCAGCCTCGTCTTCTGTTTCAATAACATGGTTGTTTGTTACAATAACTTTCCAGTCTTTTCCATCAATGGTAATGCTTGAGTAGAAACCAGTTCCGcgactacaaataaaaattcgaAATGTTTACACGAAACAAATCTGTTACTTCCATTGTGTGCATAacatttggcaaaaaaaatcgtttgacaaAAATTAAAGTTCAGTTTTAAGACCGTCAAGAAAGCTTTATGGCATTCCATAATTTTGTTCCTAGGACTTCTTTGGCCCTTGTGAAATGGATTCTTGTTCATTTTCCATCATAATCTAAAAAACTAGCACATCCTTGGCACGAAGAATGTTAACCTGTTATCATCAAGCAAATTTATAAGTTAATAAGCAATTAAGAAAGCAACGGGAAAGTTCTTTCTACTTGCTCGCTTCTTTGCTTTCATTATACTTAAGGTCAACTGTCTTTGCTCATTACATGACTTCAATGTTCGCAAGAGTGAGGACTTGAACATAACATTTAACTTTAAGTTTACAAGTTCAATTCGCTACCGCTAATCTGTCCTTGCTTTTATTATCatgtccttttgcagtgtaGTATACGACTGTTACAGCGCGACgtcaatgcatttagactgacgTTAATGTGTTTAATAAGGttggtgaagccattgcattgcagttgtaactttaaggctaaataacttgaaaataAGGCGTCGGTCATTGCTTACTGCGCaggtaactaaggaccaccCGGGAGCAATTTGGGTAACTTTTCCTGTCCGTTTCAAAATAAAcgtgttgatgacgtcatcaataaaaaattaaccacaatatttccgtaaccgtttgtcatAAATTTGATcctgtacattttcttgatcagctttcaagatctatacgatcaaggcaacgggtatacgaatttctaaattatttttttttgtactctGAGGGgactttgctaacgtcagcaattTTTATAAACCTTTATATTTccttaaccgttcgtcaaaagtacatgatcctatacattttcttcataaGCGTTTCGAGCTTTGTacattaaattattaattaataaACAATCAACAATTTTTGTATTTCCTTACCTCTTACCCACTTCGATAAGACAGACTGCTCTCAAACGTTCCTCAAATATGTTTGGGTTATGTAAATCGTCTCCTTTTTTATGTCCACTTTCCTTTACTTTAACTGTatgcaaaacaaaatatttcagcaGCAGCAAAAACAATAActacatcaacaacaacaaaaacagcaacaaaaacaacaacaataacaacaacaacaataacaacaacaacaacaacaatgccACTCACTTGTTTTCCCCGTGTCCTCTAAGTGAGTACCAGTTTTTAAGAACCTTAAAATCTCGTTAATTTTTGTTCCAAAATTTGAATTACTATCTTCGTCATATCCTCTATGAAGACCAATTAAATTGAAATCTCGAAGCACAGGGCTACCAGATGACCCGCCTTGTGTATCAGCATAATAGAATATTGTTGTCAGGTTCATCCCAGCGACTATTTGAGTTGCAACTTTCTTGGAAGAACCTTTTGGATGTTGAAATATGGTAACAACATTGTTTACCTCAACGGGTGTGCAGTTAGTGAATGGAATAGCATCAATGTCATCGAGCTCGTCGATGTAAATGATGGCAAAATCAAGTATCTAAAAGATGATATATCTTTACTTTTTTAACCAAACACATCTAACTAACAAACCTTTCCGAAGtcgaaattttgtttaaaatatgtaGGTTAAATCAGCTCTAAGAGAAATGTTAGAGAAGTGATAAAGACTGTCTTGCGTTAATAGAGCGCTCATTAAGATTTTTTGGGCATGCATTTTTTTGCGTGGAAGGGTCAAGTTTCATGGGAAGAGTATGATAAATGGAAGCAAAAACAGAAACGATTTTTGTCGTATCTTTgtctaagtcattttttaagtaAACCAATATTAGTGTGAAAAGACATTTGAAAGAAAAGGTTTACCtcgtcttttttaaataaaatatctgGTCTTAATTTGTAAAACTTGTCAGGCAAATATCCATCATAACCAAAATAGATGTTAGCTTTTTCTGCAATTTCATTGGTGGAAATAACATGGTGGTTTGTCACAATTGCTGTGTATATTTTCCCTTCGATTCTTATACGTACGTAAAAACCGGTTCCAAACCTAAAATGAAAAACGCTATCGTAAACACATTAATTTTAGCTACCCCTGAGGTAATTCTTCTCTAAAACACAGctgatttttttcaatattgaaatatgaaaacaacgggcaatgaattataaaATACAGCTCAAAGTGCACAATTAGGATTCACACAATATTTcagaacaaaaacaacagaaaaaaatggtaaaacGACGAAAGCTAatcttttgatttaaaaaagtcTAAGAAGTTCGGATCTAAAACTTGTAAAATTAGACTAAGTTTGTATTGTGAAAAAACTGTTTTAGACAACACCCGTTGTCCTTTTAAAAACATGCttttaacccccccccccccccccctttctcTACCATTCCTTCACTAAAAAGCTCTTGATTAAATTCTTCCAGGTATCTCAAAGTAATAACAAAATCTTACTGCACACTTTTTTCATCAACTGGATATTCAATATAACAAACTGCATCGGAACGTTTTTGAAACAAAGCTGGACTTGTTAACTCGCCGTTTTCGCCTAATATTTCTTCTTTCGATTCTgcaagtgtaaaaaaaaattaagaaaataaattaaataaaaatagattttcctGTTCAAATAATAAAATAGGTTTACTGAATGAGATTCAAACTAAAGGACGTTTAAAAGGAGTGAAGTGCTTCACGCTGTACGCAGCTCCATTGTCCAATTTTCTTTGTGCCTTCATTTTGTTAGTGCCTTCATTTTGTTAGTGCCTTCATTTTGTTAGTGCCTTCATTTTGTTAGTGCCTTCATTTTGTTAGTGCCTtcattttgcaaaatatatacTTAACACCATTGTAAAAGATtgtctaaaattattttcacagtttttttcacttctttttCTATTGAAACATTTGCATACAAACCCGGGTGAATTTCAGTGCATGGTCCGAGAAAACAAAGCAGCTAATTATCAATTAATTAATAGCTAATGAGATTCGAGCGACCAAGAGTGGCCTAATGAAGATCAGCGTTAAGTCTAATTGATGGAGAGTAAAACACTATACTAAATAAAATGATATCAGCTCGTCATATTTAGGAAGTTGCAAGCAGTCCACACGAACATTCTTGTTTGCAACAGCTGTTAATTTGGGCACAGGCACGATTCTGTGCGAGGGGTGACAAATATAGGAAAAAAATTACCGTGTCTTCCATGGCCTGCCATCGCAATTGGTGCTAGATTATATTAATTTCCCTTAAAATTAATCTGTTTTCATAATACTCCATAAAATGCCTCTTTCTAAAAGCATCATGCTTATATTAACTTTGCATAGACAACCTTTTACTAAGAATGCAATCAAGGACATCataagatgaaaaaaaaaacaaataacaaacgCCAGTAAAACACATAAGTTATCTAACTTGAAGTTATTCCCAAAGTTATTTCTCTTTGTTGCAAATTTTTCTTCGATGTTTTTCTGTTCATAAGAAACACAGACTACGAAAGAAAATATGCATTATTTGAAAAGAAGGCTTCAAGATGAAACCCAGGTTGCAGCATATATGCAAGTTATTTTTCTATTCTGATTAATAagatttataatttatatacttttataaaaaaaagaattatatttttagtttcagTAATAAATGAAGCACGAACTTCAACGTGATGATTTTACCACAACAtgatcaaatttattttttacagaaTAAACGAATTAAAACTGTACTAGCGTCCATTAACATCGGGCTTGAACGTTGAATCGATTGTTTTGCATGTTTTTGAAAGTAGCTGAATATCCAGCATTAATTAATAATTGGATTATCCAAATGTAAATGGACATAGGTGGGAAATAAGATGCAATGAAAATTCATaaattcttaattttaaatttaaatgtgtGTGGGGAAGTTTTTTTTTAGTACCCTATTTCTTCTGGTTTTATGCCAATGTTTTATGCCAATGTTTTATGCCAATGTTTTATGCCAATGTTTTTACTGCTCGACCAGTATTGCGTACTAACTTGAACAAGAAACAACAAAGCGCGATAAATTTTATGTCATCTTATAAATTGAGTGTTTATGCTATGTATCACGTGATTAAATTTATTCCATCGATAAATTATGTATTTACGCCATATATCACGTGATAAAATTCATATTTTCTTACAAATTAAGTGTTTCCGCCCCTACACCTAGGACATAATCTGTTATAACCCAgtcttaaaaaaatcatttatgaaAGCTTCAAAATATAAAGTAGATGGGCACGCCCTATTGGTGGCCTTtcaaataattgctttcatcaATTTAAAAGGATATAAATTTTGTTGTCAGATATGTTTTGAAGTTTAATGTTCCGAGCGCTTTTTAAACACTCCCTTCTatgcatttttttcaatttttcagaAGATTGTTTGAACCTTAAGGTGTGTGTTTGTTTCCCTTTAAGCATTAGAATATCTCATTCGATCAGGTAACCGAAATACACAATACTTTCGCTAGCAAATCGGATAACGTTTTCGCAAGGACAATTTACCTTTTGTAGGGAAATCTAAATTATAAAGAAAGTTAAAACGAATGTATAGCTGGGAGTCTGACGACGTTGAAAATGTTGAACATTTAAGTGATAAGTGGAAAAGGCTTTCCacttaattttcaccactacgAGAGCATTGGTTATTTTTTGAGCCAACCAATCAGAGTGTGAATTTTTGAGCGGAAGTTATCTTTTAGTGAATTAATTGCTTTAAAACTAATGCGTGCACACagttgaatttcgttaaaagaATGTTCATAATTAAAATTAATCAAGTACAATCAGACGTGTGTGCCTATGCCTCCTTCATCAAATTAACTATGCTTCTACAGCAAGAAAGTAAGTGGTATTGGCTTTGATATGCGTCACTAAAATCAGAAGCATTTATTGGACAAACCTACCGGATgtgaattttataaataaaaaagacaatgaTAACAAAAAGAATTGTGGGTAAAGTCCCGTGATAGTAAGGTGACAAACAACCACGATTTTAGAGTATTTTTCTTCTTTGAAGGCTCTTTTAGGTGATAAATTCTGGAGACTAAGTCAGATGGGTGACAAGCATTGGTATCACCCCCTAGTCGATGAAAGACGATATTTTAATAATAACTGATTTTAAGGCATGTCGTACGTAGTATTAAGGAACTTTAGAAGAAGGAAGAATTATATCTAacgtaacaacatttttaaaaaccaggcGTTGTCTCAAACTTTGCAGAATTGTCTCACCAAAAATAAATCTATTTTAAATTGCCTATATACTATGAAAACGAGTAGATGTCCAAGCATAGGATAACAGAAATATCATTCTGGTGTTAAGAAAATGCAGCTggaaatatttaacatttttttgcttgATCATGTCAGTTTCCATATGTCAGCTCTTTAATGCCAGCTTGATATCCTGTCATTCTATTTCATGTGTCGCATATACATTATCCTAACTATCCAATATTTCTTTTCTACTGTATACAGTCAATTCTGCAGTCAACTCTCCAATTGTTCTCCGAGTTTTGTGCATAAGTCATCCCTGATTACTTTGAGCTATTAAAAAGGATTTGAAGCACTAGCTGGGTGGCTTACAGACAAATATGATACACATATAAATAtactttattaaagaaatatttaatCACAGATTGTTTCTTGCACTTGATCGTCAAGCTTTTCATACTTTCGCGGATGACAAGTATAGAATTTGAATACTCTTTGCTCGTGCCATCCACTTGGAGTAGCGTGTCCAGCAACTTTAAAGCTTCTCGAGAGCTTAAATGTGATTCTACTACAGGATTTTTATCGCTTTGTTATCAACCTTGCCACCATCACATCGTCATCGCTCAGTTATTTGTCTACTGTAACATATTCCTAAATTAATGCAAGCTTATCTCCAGTTATCTTCGTCAAAGTTAATAGCGAGAAAGTGACGGGCGCGTTTCATCATTGAAATAGTAGTTGGACTTATGCCACATAATTCTCCAAGGCAGTTTGTAAGTTCTAAAAACTTCCCAATTTCAAAGCACGCTGCAGTGTCAATGGGGAACATGTAAACAGAGGAGCAGGATATAAACTGGAAATCCTGGTACATACACGCTCCGAGAACCACACAGAAGGCAATCGAGAGGTGAAAAAGACCGTAGGGCGAGAAGTCAAAATAAAcaatgatataaaaaagaattgttgtctttgttttttatgtgttttatttttaccttttcccgcaaattaaaaaaaaaattaggggaAAAGTTTATTTCGTGCAAATAAAATTCTCCGCtagagtgtccgctaattgacTGTCTGCTATTTATAAAGTTTCGCGTGAGGTTTTGACCGTGGTTTTGCCGGTGTAAAGAAATTTATTCGTTAATTTGAGTTATCCGCTAATTGGAGTGTCAATTAAAAGGAGGGTCAACTGTAGTTGCTTGTAgagtttttataatttaataaatttggTAATTCTTATGTAATTTTTAGaccttaaacaaaacaaatgatTAACAGAATGCTTTGTTCATTATCTAACATAAGATAATGGTAAAATACGGAAAACATAGAAACTTAGaaacaaagtttttatttttcctgtgGTAAAGTTAGGTATGAAAAACACGCATTTCCTTGGTAACGTAATTTGATTTGAATTATCCTTGCGGTTTAAACGGAAAACATCCTGTTGAAGGGTTGAAGGTCTGTGTTTTTAAAGTACTTTGATTATAAAAATTGTGATGTCATTGCTGCTCTTTGCCTTGGTGCTCAAATA encodes the following:
- the LOC130629783 gene encoding uncharacterized protein LOC130629783 is translated as MAGHGRHESKEEILGENGELTSPALFQKRSDAVCYIEYPVDEKSVQFGTGFYVRIRIEGKIYTAIVTNHHVISTNEIAEKANIYFGYDGYLPDKFYKLRPDILFKKDEILDFAIIYIDELDDIDAIPFTNCTPVEVNNVVTIFQHPKGSSKKVATQIVAGMNLTTIFYYADTQGGSSGSPVLRDFNLIGLHRGYDEDSNSNFGTKINEILRFLKTGTHLEDTGKTIKVKESGHKKGDDLHNPNIFEERLRAVCLIEVGKSRGTGFYSSITIDGKDWKVIVTNNHVIETEDEAEQARVYFDYNGDVLPEKSYYLKPKELFRTHKELDFSIIACNNEEIDTEVDIKPIPFVESESPKAEDIVLIFQHAGGRSKKFSQEKLLEVVMPDIRYKADTLPGASGSPVLRDFKLLAIHKAGASSEGYNCGVTCNEVLNFLKTGEYTYVVEDERRRMIAYQAQMKLVGKEEELIANELLDYDQKVEVIFHQANQYDYPLLEAICRKFFVDRCVNPLKELNDAVIKSKLPGLHISEKEIAMSPFTAFPWKDSDVKVNFEERKDKLRIFQSISECPSSYRLVAHFLLDYEVASEILRGTEEPSKKLLKVLKKWDMKEKKEKKTWSRLRSLLLFLDYKTLVEDIEYEHGEES